The Paenalcaligenes faecalis genome has a window encoding:
- a CDS encoding phenylacetic acid degradation protein PaaY: protein MQNIYSIDGIIPVVHETAFVHPTAVLIGDVIIGPGVYIGPLASLRGDFGRIIMKEGSNIQDTCVIHGTPEQDTVVEVDGHIGHGAVLHGCTIGRNVLVGMNAVVMDQADVGADSIIGAMAFVKKGMVIPARSLVAGAPAKIVKALKDEDIKQKTLGTHMYQRLAQRSLDSMKKVEPLREVEENRARLTGDMIYPDYYQS, encoded by the coding sequence ATGCAAAATATTTATTCTATTGATGGAATTATTCCTGTCGTTCATGAAACCGCTTTCGTGCATCCAACGGCGGTGCTTATTGGCGATGTGATTATTGGTCCAGGTGTGTATATTGGACCTTTAGCTAGTTTGCGTGGAGATTTTGGACGCATAATCATGAAAGAGGGGTCTAATATTCAGGATACCTGCGTGATTCATGGTACTCCAGAGCAAGATACCGTCGTAGAGGTTGACGGGCATATTGGACATGGTGCGGTGTTACACGGCTGCACGATAGGGCGTAACGTGTTGGTAGGAATGAATGCAGTGGTGATGGATCAAGCTGATGTAGGTGCTGATAGTATTATTGGTGCGATGGCTTTTGTGAAAAAAGGGATGGTCATTCCAGCCCGATCCTTGGTGGCCGGGGCTCCTGCTAAAATAGTGAAAGCGCTTAAAGACGAAGACATTAAGCAAAAAACTTTAGGTACACATATGTATCAGCGATTAGCCCAACGTAGTTTAGACAGTATGAAAAAAGTTGAGCCTTTGCGCGAGGTCGAGGAAAACCGAGCCCGGTTAACAGGTGACATGATTTATCCAGACTATTATCAATCCTAA
- a CDS encoding tyrosine-protein phosphatase, with protein sequence MTRVIRHIPFEGIANFRDVGGYKGAANQAVRWQRLYRSAHLAQASSTDLVSLRQLGIGNSVDLRSTKERDQAHYAIDFVETTHLAILPKVALLARQKIEQGAQISTQDAHDFMLQMYQGFVHEQQHEFSAFLHQVLTAQKPVVVHCTAGKDRTGFAIALLLLALGVHEDDVMADYLLSNQFFDKARPSRLQVSKEVMEILWSVRANYLATAIKEINRHHNSILNYLHQKLQFTPLQVDQLRASMLQEH encoded by the coding sequence ATGACTCGGGTAATACGTCATATTCCCTTCGAAGGGATTGCCAATTTTAGAGATGTAGGTGGTTATAAAGGGGCAGCAAACCAAGCCGTTCGTTGGCAACGTTTGTATCGCTCAGCTCATTTGGCTCAGGCTAGCTCTACGGACCTCGTTTCATTACGTCAGTTAGGCATCGGGAATAGTGTTGATTTGCGCAGCACTAAAGAGCGTGATCAAGCGCATTATGCGATTGACTTCGTAGAGACTACGCATTTAGCTATTTTGCCCAAAGTAGCCCTGTTAGCGAGGCAAAAAATAGAGCAGGGTGCACAGATCAGCACCCAAGATGCCCATGATTTTATGCTGCAGATGTATCAGGGCTTTGTGCACGAGCAACAGCACGAATTTAGTGCTTTTCTTCACCAAGTATTAACAGCTCAAAAACCAGTGGTTGTGCATTGTACGGCCGGTAAAGATCGCACCGGTTTTGCTATTGCCTTGTTATTGCTTGCTTTAGGCGTGCATGAAGATGATGTGATGGCAGATTATTTATTAAGCAACCAGTTTTTTGATAAAGCACGTCCTAGTCGGCTTCAGGTATCAAAAGAGGTGATGGAGATACTTTGGTCGGTGCGCGCCAATTATTTAGCGACAGCGATTAAAGAAATCAATCGTCATCACAACAGCATATTGAACTATCTACACCAAAAGCTGCAATTTACCCCACTGCAGGTAGATCAGTTACGAGCCTCTATGTTGCAGGAGCATTAA
- the iscB gene encoding RNA-guided endonuclease IscB: MAVFVIDRRQAPLMPCSEKRARLLLARGRARVHRLIPFTIRLIDREVAQSTLQPLELKIDPGSKTSGLALVRNNNTVNAETGKITATAHVLNLFELTHRGFQISKALTARSQMRRRRRSANLRYRAPRFLNRKNKGKGWLAPSLQHRIDTTLSWVARIRNVAPITHLAQELVRFDMQQLENPEIAGVEYQQGELRGYEVREYLLEKWGRQCAYCDVSNVPLQIDHIHPKARGGSNRVSNLTLACTPCNLKKAAQDITLFLGKDPKRLTKIQDQAKRPLRDAAAVNATRWKLLNALKGLGLPVRTGSGGLTKFNRSRLVIPKTHALDAVCVGEVDFVEQWQKPTLVIKATGRGSYQRTRLNRFGFPRGYLTRQKNIHGFQTGDMVKAIVTQGKKVGAYIGRVAVRASGSFNIQTAEGLVQGISHRYCTLIQRSDGYGYSLRSDSY, encoded by the coding sequence ATGGCTGTTTTTGTAATAGATAGACGCCAAGCGCCGTTGATGCCGTGCTCCGAGAAGCGAGCACGACTTTTATTGGCGCGAGGGCGAGCAAGGGTGCATCGATTGATCCCCTTTACGATTCGCTTGATTGACAGAGAGGTGGCGCAAAGCACGTTACAACCGTTAGAGCTTAAAATCGATCCCGGCAGTAAAACATCAGGGCTGGCGTTAGTTCGCAATAACAATACCGTTAACGCGGAAACGGGCAAGATAACAGCTACGGCGCACGTATTAAACCTGTTCGAGTTGACACATCGTGGGTTTCAAATTAGTAAAGCTTTAACCGCGAGAAGCCAAATGCGGCGTCGCCGTCGTAGCGCCAACTTACGTTACCGTGCGCCTCGATTCCTTAATCGAAAAAACAAAGGCAAAGGGTGGTTAGCACCGAGCTTGCAGCATCGAATTGATACTACGTTATCGTGGGTTGCGCGAATACGAAACGTGGCACCAATTACGCACCTTGCACAAGAGCTGGTTCGATTTGATATGCAGCAGCTTGAAAACCCCGAGATAGCGGGCGTGGAGTACCAGCAAGGCGAATTAAGAGGCTATGAGGTACGTGAGTATTTATTGGAAAAGTGGGGACGACAATGCGCTTATTGCGATGTGTCAAATGTGCCGCTGCAAATTGACCATATACACCCCAAAGCGCGAGGCGGCTCGAACCGCGTCAGTAACTTAACGCTCGCGTGTACACCGTGTAATTTAAAGAAGGCCGCGCAAGACATCACCCTTTTCTTGGGCAAAGACCCCAAACGCTTAACCAAGATTCAAGACCAAGCGAAACGCCCCTTACGCGATGCAGCTGCCGTTAACGCCACGCGATGGAAACTGCTTAACGCGCTCAAGGGATTAGGACTGCCCGTGCGCACCGGGTCTGGGGGCTTAACGAAGTTCAATCGCTCACGGCTCGTTATACCAAAGACACATGCCTTAGATGCAGTGTGCGTGGGCGAAGTAGATTTTGTAGAGCAGTGGCAAAAACCGACGTTAGTGATTAAAGCCACCGGGCGTGGTAGTTATCAACGCACACGCCTTAATCGTTTTGGCTTCCCGCGAGGCTATTTAACGCGGCAAAAAAATATCCACGGCTTTCAGACGGGTGACATGGTAAAGGCGATAGTTACCCAAGGCAAGAAGGTTGGCGCGTATATTGGTCGCGTTGCCGTTAGGGCTTCAGGTAGTTTTAATATTCAAACCGCAGAGGGGCTAGTTCAAGGAATCAGCCATCGATACTGCACCCTTATTCAACGTAGCGATGGCTATGGATATTCACTTAGATCGGATAGCTATTAA
- a CDS encoding glycerol dehydrogenase, which yields MLKVIQSPGKYVQGAQALQKIGEYIKPLATNALVLADEFVMNLVGEQVKNSLNTSSLNSHFEKFNGECTHDEIKRLTEIVKKNGHDAVLGVGGGKTIDTAKAVAHFAKIPVVVAPTIASTDAPTSALSVIYTAAGEFDSYLLLPKNPEMVVMDTTIISQAPARLLVAGMGDALATYFEARACCTTNQPTMAGGTATLAAMTLAELCYDTLLIDGYKAKLALEAGACTKAVENIIEANTLLSGIGFESAGLGAAHAVHNGFTALEECHDMYHGEKVAFGTLVQLVMENGDSEELENVLDFCVAVGLPVTLEELGVTATGDELKAKIMKVAQASCVEGESIHNMPFAVTADTVYSAILAADRLGQEWL from the coding sequence ATGCTTAAAGTCATTCAATCACCAGGTAAATACGTTCAAGGTGCTCAGGCACTACAAAAAATTGGCGAATATATTAAACCATTGGCAACTAATGCTTTAGTCCTTGCTGATGAATTCGTCATGAACCTAGTAGGCGAACAAGTCAAAAACAGCCTAAACACCTCTTCACTCAACAGCCATTTTGAAAAATTCAATGGTGAATGTACGCATGACGAAATCAAACGACTCACAGAAATCGTCAAAAAAAATGGTCATGATGCCGTCTTAGGGGTGGGAGGCGGAAAAACCATTGATACCGCTAAAGCCGTAGCCCATTTTGCAAAAATTCCTGTTGTAGTTGCCCCTACCATTGCCTCTACAGATGCACCTACAAGCGCTCTTTCTGTGATTTACACTGCTGCGGGCGAGTTTGATAGCTATTTGCTCCTACCAAAAAATCCAGAAATGGTCGTTATGGACACCACGATCATCTCTCAGGCTCCTGCTCGCTTGCTAGTAGCAGGTATGGGTGATGCCCTAGCGACGTACTTTGAAGCCAGAGCTTGTTGCACAACAAATCAGCCCACCATGGCAGGCGGTACAGCAACGCTGGCCGCAATGACCTTAGCTGAACTGTGTTACGACACACTATTAATTGATGGCTATAAGGCCAAACTCGCCCTAGAGGCTGGCGCATGCACCAAGGCTGTAGAAAACATTATCGAAGCCAATACACTTTTAAGTGGTATTGGTTTTGAAAGTGCAGGCTTAGGTGCTGCACACGCTGTACACAATGGCTTTACTGCCCTAGAAGAATGCCATGATATGTATCATGGCGAAAAAGTTGCATTTGGTACTTTAGTCCAATTAGTCATGGAAAACGGTGACTCTGAGGAACTAGAAAATGTACTTGATTTCTGTGTTGCGGTTGGCCTACCCGTCACCCTTGAAGAACTAGGCGTTACGGCAACTGGGGACGAACTCAAAGCTAAAATTATGAAAGTAGCCCAGGCCAGCTGTGTAGAGGGTGAAAGTATCCACAACATGCCTTTTGCAGTCACCGCCGACACCGTTTATTCTGCAATTTTAGCTGCTGATCGATTGGGCCAAGAATGGCTATAA